The Sphingobacteriales bacterium genome segment TTTTCCTTCGAAAACCCTGACAGCCGGGCCGGTCAGATAAACCTGTACAAAACGTTCAGGCGTCCTGATGAAGCTTACCTCCAGCAATCCCCCCGGTGCATGAACCCGGAAGTGCTGTTCAGCTTCTGTTTTTCCCTGCATGATGCTGAAGGCAATGGCCGATGCCACTGAGCCTGTCCCGCAACTCAGGGTTTCGTCTTCCACCCCTCTCTCATACGTTCTGATTTTAAAACTATCATTATCAACAACTTGTATAAAATTCACATTCACCCCATTTTCTGCAATGCTCTTATTGTAGCGAAGTTTACGTCCTTCTTCAACCACATTAAGGTCCTGGAGATTTTCCACACCGATGACCAGATGAGGAGAGCCACTGTCGATCAGGAAATAGTTTTTCAATTCCGAAATTCTGGTCACATCCGACATCCTCAGCCTGATCCGATCAGCTGATATTTCTGCCTGATGGACACCATCCACGGCAATAAATTCCGTTTTTTCATTCTCTAAAAGGCCAAGTTCAGCAGCAAAAGCCACCGTGCATCTTCCCCCATTTCCACACATTGTGCTTTCAAAGCCATCGGCATTAAAATACCGCATCTGAAAATCAAAATCAGCATGATTCTGTAAAAGAATGAGTCCGTCAGCACCAATACCAAACCTCCTGTGGCAAAGATTCCGGATCAACTGATGATCTTCAGCCGGAAAATGTAACATTCGGTCGTCAATCAAAATAAAATCGTTCCCCGTTCCGTGATACTTGAAAAAAGATAACTGCATGAAAATGAATTTAAGTGCAAAATTAAGCATTTTCGTTGATCTGATATGCGGATTAAAAACGCTCTGAATGAAGGAATTGATGTTTTTCTTTTACTAGTGATGAGTGTTGGGTAAAAAGTGATGTGTGATGGGTAATGGGATCACTGTCCAGGATTTTCGTGCCTGGTGAAAACTGCCTGATGCCTGCTTTTTGATAGTCAGAATTCCTTCTTTTATCTGATTAATATCAGACCAGAAATTCAAAAAACCAAATCGGGACTGAGAGGGCGAAGCTATGGGGAAGGAATAATGAAGTGAATAAATAATGTCTTAGCTTCTGAATTAACCGGATAAAAATTGAATAAAGCCTTCAGGAAATAAATCTGAAAACATGTAAAAAAGCAGAAATAAATAAAGAGGTGAGTATGCACACATTAAGACATAGCTTTGCCACACATTTGCTGGAAAATGGAACTGATTTAAGGTATATACAAAGTCTTTTAGGACATTCCGGTTCAAAAACCACTGAAATTTACACACACATTACAACAAAGGGATTTGAACAGATTAAAAGTCCTTTAGATAATTTGTCAGTATGAAAAATATTTTTAATTTTGCCATTAAATGTAAGTAAACATAATTTTTATGGAGGAGGAATATTCAAGTAAAGTAAAAATATACGCAATATTGCGTATATCCAATCGTTGTATGCCATGCAATAAAGAGAAAATAAAAACGTTACTTCATTTAATTAACAACTTAAAAGAAAATAATTATGAGCACAACCCCTATTTCATGTATTTCAAAAGAGCCATTCACAAAACTCGAAGAATCTGGTACGGCTTCCATCCTTAATTATAATCTACCACAACAAACTATTTATCCTGCCAGTAGTATTGTAAGGTTAGATATTATTGAAGATTCATTCAAAGAAGAGTTTAAAGCGGAACCGACAGAGCATTTTTGGAGAAATATTGGTGATATTTCTATAGAGCAAGCAAAAGTTAAGATTGAAGATGATTTTATACAAGCATCGGATACACCATTTGTTGAAAATCCCAAAATGCTTATCAGTACTGATGCTATTAAACGTGAAGTTATAGATGAGACTCAAAAAACTTTTGTTGGAAGTGTTGACCTTGATAAAATTGCAACACAAGTTGCTGAGAATAAGAGAAGACCAATTATTGAAAAAAATCTATTTGGGAAAGTTTTTACAAGATTTTTAACCAAACCCGCAGTAGTACAACCAAGAATTTCATTAATATTTCAATTTAAAATGTCCTCATATTTAGGAGACTATGGTGCAGGCCGAACAATAAAGACCTTCAGCTTACTACCCGGTGAAAAATCTACAATAACCATTCGGGACTTTACTCATAGAGAAGAAACAAAAAAGCGTTCTGAAAGTGTTCTGGATTCTTTTAGTGAACATACAGTCAATGAAATACAATCTTATATAGAAGAAAAAAATCAAAGAAATTTTCAGATAGCAGGAGCAGTTAGCGCAAGTATGGAGTATAAAACTTCTGCTAATCTTGGTATTCCTCTGGGTGATTTTACGTTAGGCGTAGGTATGAGTAGTGGCTTTTCAATGAATGGTTCCATAAGTTCTGCATTACAAACGCAAACTGAAACCCTTAAAGGGGCAACCAGTTACCAGGTGCAGCAAGCCGATTCGTTGAGGGAAATTGAGGTAAATACAGAAACATCATCAACAGTAATTTCGGAAACAGAACAAACAATTGTCCGAGAACTTGAAAATATTAATAAAAGCAGAGTTCTAAATTTTGTTTTTCGTCAACTACTTCAAGAATTTGTTACTATAACTTATTTAGAAGATGTAAACATAATGTTTACAAATGGTTACCCTGAAAAAACCAGGATTGTAAAACTTAATCAGTTAGATGAGCTACTCTCGCAAGTATTAAACAATGAAAGTATTAATGAAGTAAGAAACTTTATATACCTGCAATTATGCAGTATATTTGATTATACTGGAACTCGCGTCTCGTTTATTGAAAAAGTTGATGAATCATTGGTAAACTGTATTACAGGTGAAGGTGATAAAGATGTAAGCTATGTGCGAAAAAAGAAAGGCTTAAGCCAAACCTATAATGATAAATTTACAGTTCCAGGTATTATCATGGACGTTACAAACCGCACGATTCGTACCAGTGCAGTTGTAGTTGATGCCTTGCTAGGTCAAGGAGAAGCATTGGATTGTTATAACATGAAACTTCAGAACTCGGCCACCCAGTTAGCTGATCTGGATGTTCAGAAAATGCAACAAATGCTTGACACTGTTAATGGCATTGACGATCCAATCAAGAAAGCAGAACTGTACAAAAAGGTGTTTACAGAATGCTGTGATGTACCGCAAAGTTGTGATTGCTACAATTGCAATTCTTCAACCGATACAACAGCTTAAATTTAATAGAAAAGCAGTAGGGATGCTTATCATTTCTGCTGTTTTTCTTTTTATTAATTTTTAAATAATAGAAATATGAGCATAAAAGATTTTAAAAACCCTTGGGCAAAAGGGGGAAAATACTACAAACAAAATGCATTGCAAAATAATGTACTTGAAAGTGATGATTTATCAGGTGTAGAATCAGGAGCATTTTGTTCTACTGGAACTATTGAGTTTAAAGATTTAACAGAATCTGACCTTGCTAAATTCAGAGTTATCCCTGAAGAAGGTTCAAATTTTATTATTCCTACAGCCAATAGTTCTTATGATGGTGATGGCTTTTATTTTAAAAATTGGACTCATGATAAATACTGGTACAAAGTTTCAGGAGGAAGTTCGGTTACCATATATTATAAGGATGGTAAAATTTATACAAAAGCTGATATAAGCAGTACATGTAAATTTATTGCTGAATCTTTAGGTAAATATTACAAAGTTGGCTGGGAGCCAAAAACTAAACCACATAATACAAAAAACCCCTTTGATCGTGAATAAAAGAACTAAAATTGGGTTAGTTAGCTTGATATTTATCTTTTTATTTCCTATTGCAGTCATTACTGGAGTTAGAATATTATTTTGGCCTAAAGACGGTATATCTCAAAGATTTCCTTACTACACGACACATTTTTCTAATTCGCTAGTACAAAGTAATTTTGAAAATGTTAAAATTGGCTGGACAATAGAATCTGTCGAAAGAACAATAGGCAAGCCTTTTAGCTATGATAAACATAGTTACAGTTTGAGTGAAGTGCCTTTCTCTTTCTCTGCTAAGTATACCAAATACAAAAAAAATTGGCTAATAAATTATGCTTCCTTTTTGTTTATTGTTCATTACAATAGTGATTCCGTAGTGGTTTCAATAACTAAAACATGGATTTATGATTAAAAACATAGTTTTATTAAACCAACTATATATTAAAATTTGTAAGGTATGAAAAAATTATTTATTGTATACTTAATATATTGCATTTTACCAATATCTTCATGTGGTCAATTAAGTAATACTTTTTGTATAAGTTCCAAAGATATATCAAATGACAGTATATCTCTCATAAAAAGGAACTCCTTTGATGATACTTTAACTATCCCCACACCAAAACTTGATTCTGGGTTAGTTGGGGCATATTCTGGTACTATTCAAAAATTGTATCAGCATAAACAAAGAAATCT includes the following:
- a CDS encoding diaminopimelate epimerase — its product is MQLSFFKYHGTGNDFILIDDRMLHFPAEDHQLIRNLCHRRFGIGADGLILLQNHADFDFQMRYFNADGFESTMCGNGGRCTVAFAAELGLLENEKTEFIAVDGVHQAEISADRIRLRMSDVTRISELKNYFLIDSGSPHLVIGVENLQDLNVVEEGRKLRYNKSIAENGVNVNFIQVVDNDSFKIRTYERGVEDETLSCGTGSVASAIAFSIMQGKTEAEQHFRVHAPGGLLEVSFIRTPERFVQVYLTGPAVRVFEGKISI